In Flavobacteriales bacterium, the following are encoded in one genomic region:
- a CDS encoding cytochrome-c peroxidase yields the protein MKKIILILGVALGLVSCGEESAITAVSPHLAYDLSARKYTENFEELPTQSINTENKRTTNKVELGHHLYFDTRLSLEGNNSCNSCHNLATYGVDNKATSTGDAGGNGDRNSPTVLNAALHASQFWDGRAKDVEEQAGMPILNPVEMAIPNEEFLVTRLKGIPAYVKAFEAAYPKEEEALTYQNLQKAIGVFERELITPSRFDEFLAGNDSALSLQEKKGFISFNLVGCVSCHSGAVLGGQQLQKFGLFEEYVSLTGSEHVDYGKYQSSGEEKDKFIFKVPSLRNIEKTAPYFHDGSVDQLEDAVQIMARTQLGKTLSSSEIENITAFLNSLTGEVPAKYKQAPKMY from the coding sequence ATGAAAAAGATAATTTTAATACTAGGAGTAGCTTTAGGTTTGGTGAGTTGTGGAGAAGAAAGTGCTATTACAGCTGTCAGCCCTCATTTAGCCTATGATTTGTCAGCAAGAAAATATACCGAAAATTTTGAGGAGCTTCCTACTCAGTCAATCAATACAGAAAATAAAAGAACAACGAATAAAGTTGAATTAGGTCATCATTTGTATTTTGATACAAGGTTGTCTTTGGAGGGGAATAACAGTTGTAATTCATGTCATAATCTAGCAACCTATGGTGTCGATAATAAGGCTACATCAACTGGTGATGCAGGGGGGAATGGAGATCGAAATTCTCCAACAGTCTTAAATGCAGCACTTCATGCCAGTCAGTTTTGGGATGGTAGAGCTAAAGATGTGGAAGAACAAGCGGGGATGCCAATATTGAACCCTGTTGAGATGGCGATTCCTAATGAGGAGTTTTTAGTTACTCGATTAAAAGGAATTCCAGCCTATGTTAAAGCCTTTGAAGCAGCATATCCAAAAGAGGAAGAAGCGTTGACCTATCAAAACCTTCAAAAGGCAATAGGAGTGTTTGAGAGAGAGCTCATTACTCCCTCTCGTTTTGATGAGTTCTTGGCAGGAAATGACAGTGCATTATCTTTACAGGAAAAGAAAGGGTTTATTTCTTTTAACTTAGTAGGATGTGTTTCTTGTCATTCAGGGGCTGTTTTAGGTGGGCAGCAGTTGCAAAAGTTTGGATTGTTTGAAGAGTATGTTTCCCTAACTGGGAGTGAGCATGTAGATTATGGAAAGTACCAAAGTTCAGGTGAAGAAAAAGATAAGTTTATCTTTAAAGTTCCGTCTCTTAGAAATATTGAAAAGACAGCTCCTTACTTTCATGATGGTAGCGTTGATCAATTAGAAGATGCAGTCCAAATAATGGCAAGAACACAATTAGGGAAAACATTATCTTCTTCGGAAATCGAAAATATAACAGCTTTTTTAAACTCGTTAACTGGTGAGGTTCCAGCAAAATATAAGCAAGCACCTAAAATGTATTAA
- a CDS encoding OmpA family protein, whose protein sequence is MKLLSNYSLLILIFVMLSSGIFAQSSEEKKILKKARKELTQGNYENAKLAYSNLIKLDGKQSLYYFESGLAHYNSYYQREKALEMFNNALAYSKKDTISEIFLYLGKTHQYLNNFSTAIEHYNTFKKFTKLNREGSFILLEVDHLIEMCNNGVALQETKANEHITAENIGGRINSRYAEYGQIVNSKSDALLFTTRDRENTGDQLYHDNKKYEDIYISTKKDRKWVDKVNVDSANHFFSSKINTKKHDGVIGFSDNDEKLYIYQNNGVLVSTKKDGKYGKPVELKTVNSTGREPSAFLTKDGKTIFFSSSRKGGKGGLDLYYATQQTDGSWSEPVNMSTLNTALNEDAPYLSNDGKELFFASQGHNSVGGYDIFKSTQMENGKWSKPENVGLTYNSGGDDIYYIQDSVDNVGYFSSSRANGYGDVDIYKFYPTPARNEMQLFAGLGKPAYKVKNDAVYLDKATGDIYESKDGVWAVKKQRIASGAGVPVEPPVIPANIYINTDNANIFARQEDNQWKDYGGGIDYGSGLPVKEGRSGDIYVDKETGKTYVYELGNWKPQKGDVTIGRGIPNEIADKGSVFVNVRTGNTYVFDGKRWQNKKGGLEEGEGTPETAGRSGDLYLNSLNGDMYISDGSAWKVVDKGLLETKGPPKEIAAKGTIYYDKSGDDIYVSDGQKWVKHGDQFPDDCDNIANTEIRGLAYVGEFNQPVFVTIKAYDAKTGMEVGQWESDRRSGKYLMVLPPNNTYYLEITNPDWDLSRPFRDTIEIPKQCEVYQLFQEVHFNDVNEQEQLVAKEAVFQNAMFDVKAETMRTFGLTNFEEGITAQKANANKGIYGKLVHNDVLTTADVEVSLVNAQNEIVQITRTDKDGGFSFSQLEETSGYGLLINEKDLKMSYYGNQPNNSENSVMAKGILLGKTVESGSVVSEEKLTGIEAMLVNDKKEMVATVVSNEEGEFVIDNVSSEDGKEERTFTYQVKLTDEDELYSDYLSTIDTSENEFYTIVRDLLNIEEAAVVAVTEAETETETETETSKEKTDVAEVSTTNFELNPIYFDFDEFFLRLNSKDVLDKIYDYMSSHPDFSLEIVGHTDWIGTEDYNMQLSKKRALSAFNYLKKKGISENDLVIKWYGESQPKVPNANPDGSDNEENRQLNRRCEFSFQSNETAYTITIM, encoded by the coding sequence ATGAAATTATTATCTAACTACAGTTTATTAATTTTAATTTTTGTTATGTTGAGCAGTGGGATATTTGCTCAATCATCAGAAGAAAAAAAAATATTGAAAAAAGCAAGAAAGGAGTTAACGCAGGGGAACTACGAAAATGCAAAACTTGCTTATTCAAACTTAATAAAGTTAGATGGTAAACAATCTTTGTACTATTTTGAGTCAGGGTTAGCGCATTATAACTCATACTACCAAAGAGAAAAAGCTTTGGAGATGTTTAATAATGCGTTAGCTTACTCTAAGAAAGATACCATTTCTGAAATTTTTCTCTATTTGGGGAAAACACACCAGTATTTAAATAATTTTTCTACAGCAATAGAGCATTACAATACCTTTAAAAAGTTTACAAAATTAAATAGAGAAGGTTCTTTTATTTTGTTAGAAGTAGACCATTTAATTGAAATGTGTAATAATGGGGTTGCGCTTCAAGAAACTAAGGCAAACGAACACATTACGGCAGAAAATATTGGAGGTAGAATTAATTCTAGATATGCCGAATATGGTCAGATTGTAAATTCTAAAAGTGATGCTTTGCTATTTACAACAAGAGATCGTGAGAATACAGGAGACCAATTGTATCACGATAATAAAAAATATGAGGACATTTATATCAGTACTAAAAAGGATAGAAAATGGGTCGATAAAGTAAATGTTGATTCAGCGAATCATTTCTTTTCAAGTAAAATTAATACCAAAAAACATGATGGAGTAATTGGATTTTCAGATAACGATGAAAAATTATATATCTATCAAAATAATGGAGTATTAGTCTCTACCAAAAAAGATGGAAAGTATGGAAAGCCAGTTGAGCTAAAGACCGTAAATTCTACAGGAAGAGAGCCAAGTGCGTTTTTAACTAAAGATGGGAAAACTATTTTCTTCTCAAGTTCTCGTAAAGGAGGAAAAGGAGGTTTGGACTTGTATTATGCAACTCAACAAACAGATGGCAGCTGGTCTGAACCTGTTAATATGAGTACTTTAAATACAGCGTTGAACGAAGATGCACCTTATTTGTCTAACGATGGGAAAGAGTTATTCTTTGCCTCTCAAGGACACAACTCGGTTGGTGGATATGATATTTTTAAATCCACTCAAATGGAGAACGGAAAGTGGTCTAAACCAGAAAATGTAGGTCTTACATACAACTCTGGGGGAGATGATATTTACTATATTCAAGACAGTGTAGACAATGTAGGTTACTTTTCTTCAAGTAGAGCGAATGGATATGGTGATGTTGATATTTATAAGTTTTATCCAACTCCTGCAAGAAATGAAATGCAGCTGTTTGCTGGATTAGGTAAACCTGCTTATAAAGTTAAGAACGATGCTGTTTATTTAGATAAAGCTACAGGTGATATTTATGAAAGTAAAGATGGAGTCTGGGCAGTCAAAAAACAAAGAATTGCATCAGGAGCTGGGGTTCCTGTAGAACCTCCAGTAATACCAGCAAATATTTATATTAATACTGATAACGCGAATATTTTTGCTAGACAAGAAGATAATCAATGGAAAGATTATGGAGGCGGAATTGATTACGGGAGTGGTTTACCAGTCAAAGAAGGAAGAAGTGGTGATATCTATGTCGATAAGGAAACAGGAAAAACTTATGTCTATGAATTAGGAAATTGGAAGCCGCAAAAAGGCGATGTAACCATTGGTCGAGGTATTCCTAATGAAATCGCAGATAAAGGTTCTGTATTCGTAAATGTAAGAACAGGGAACACCTACGTTTTTGATGGGAAGAGATGGCAAAATAAAAAAGGAGGATTAGAAGAAGGAGAGGGGACACCTGAAACAGCTGGAAGAAGTGGAGACTTGTACTTAAATTCATTAAATGGAGATATGTATATTAGTGATGGCTCAGCTTGGAAAGTTGTAGATAAAGGGTTGCTAGAAACAAAAGGGCCTCCAAAAGAAATTGCAGCTAAAGGAACAATTTATTACGATAAGTCAGGAGATGATATTTACGTTTCTGATGGACAGAAATGGGTGAAACATGGAGATCAATTTCCAGATGATTGTGATAATATTGCCAATACAGAGATTAGAGGTTTAGCGTATGTTGGAGAATTTAATCAGCCAGTTTTTGTTACAATCAAGGCTTATGATGCAAAAACAGGAATGGAAGTGGGGCAATGGGAGTCAGATCGTAGATCAGGAAAATACTTGATGGTATTGCCGCCTAATAATACTTACTATTTAGAAATTACCAATCCAGATTGGGATTTGAGTAGACCATTTAGAGATACCATAGAGATACCAAAACAATGTGAGGTATACCAATTGTTCCAAGAAGTACACTTTAATGATGTCAATGAGCAAGAACAATTAGTTGCTAAAGAAGCTGTTTTCCAAAATGCAATGTTTGATGTAAAAGCAGAAACAATGCGAACTTTTGGGTTGACTAATTTTGAAGAAGGAATTACAGCTCAAAAAGCTAACGCTAATAAGGGGATTTATGGAAAATTAGTTCATAATGATGTCCTAACAACAGCTGATGTTGAAGTATCTTTGGTAAATGCACAAAATGAAATTGTACAGATTACAAGAACAGATAAAGATGGTGGTTTTAGCTTTAGTCAGCTTGAAGAAACAAGTGGTTATGGACTATTAATCAATGAAAAAGATTTAAAGATGAGCTATTATGGAAACCAGCCTAATAACTCTGAAAATAGTGTGATGGCTAAAGGAATATTATTGGGGAAAACAGTAGAGAGTGGTTCGGTTGTTAGTGAAGAAAAATTAACCGGTATAGAAGCAATGTTAGTCAATGATAAAAAAGAAATGGTTGCAACAGTAGTCTCAAATGAAGAGGGAGAGTTTGTGATAGATAATGTGTCTTCTGAAGATGGAAAAGAAGAACGTACCTTTACTTATCAAGTGAAATTAACTGACGAAGATGAATTGTATTCAGATTATTTAAGTACAATAGATACCAGTGAAAATGAGTTTTATACCATTGTTAGAGACTTATTGAATATTGAAGAAGCAGCAGTAGTGGCTGTAACTGAGGCAGAAACAGAAACTGAGACAGAAACAGAAACGTCAAAAGAGAAGACTGATGTAGCAGAAGTTAGTACGACTAATTTTGAATTGAACCCAATATACTTCGATTTTGATGAGTTCTTCTTAAGGTTAAATTCTAAAGATGTATTAGATAAAATTTATGACTACATGTCGTCTCATCCAGATTTCTCATTAGAGATTGTTGGGCATACCGATTGGATCGGAACAGAAGATTATAACATGCAACTTTCTAAGAAAAGAGCACTAAGTGCGTTTAATTATTTGAAAAAGAAAGGGATAAGTGAGAATGATCTAGTTATTAAATGGTATGGAGAATCTCAACCTAAGGTTCCTAATGCAAACCCAGATGGATCAGATAATGAAGAAAATAGACAGTTAAACAGAAGATGTGAGTTTAGCTTTCAATCTAATGAAACAGCCTACACAATAACGATTATGTAG
- a CDS encoding tetratricopeptide repeat protein codes for MKKEILYIVFIVFSSFSMIRGQVDPRLADDLFKTTNYLDAIPQYKKLLKVDPTNGKYLFNLALCYLRTEIDRSRAVHYLEKLGKLKKKDKEYYYYLAQAYTHRYEYDKSIAALKEYKKSPGEFGDKVESLIFGYELAKELYENPIPVKFENMGEKINSEYPDYFPFVSKDEKILVFTSRRKESKGGKEFDGYYPSDIFMTKFNGFSFSPAKPVTSLNTSYDEQCVSLSDDGQHMFIYFDNIEDAGDIYESKKSGANYARKKKIKEGVNTKAVETASSLSADGNTLLFASNKPGGKGGLDLFMTRKLPDGSWAESQPINSLNTDGNEDFPFLSKDGKTLYFASNGYPGLGGYDVYKTEWDPKTNRWKSPQNLGYPLNSSYDDKVIQFSDDMKHAYLTAVRPEGYGDRDIYRVTLEEVEKKPALFIFNVKDATSSAAIKDGFIIIFDKNDEIVGEYKASPNGSFTVILEPGVYSLEIEAAGYQLGTQTLKVSEFDSDKGMNMKTFTLSK; via the coding sequence GTGAAAAAAGAAATACTATATATCGTCTTCATTGTTTTTTCTAGTTTTTCTATGATTCGTGGTCAGGTAGACCCACGTTTAGCTGATGACTTGTTTAAAACAACGAATTATTTAGATGCGATTCCGCAATATAAAAAGCTGTTGAAAGTTGATCCGACCAATGGGAAGTATCTGTTTAATCTTGCGCTTTGTTATTTGAGAACAGAGATCGATAGGAGTAGAGCAGTGCATTACTTAGAAAAATTGGGGAAGTTAAAGAAGAAAGATAAAGAATATTATTATTACCTAGCGCAAGCATATACCCATCGTTATGAATACGATAAGTCAATTGCTGCATTGAAAGAATATAAAAAGTCACCAGGTGAATTTGGGGATAAGGTAGAAAGTTTAATTTTTGGATATGAATTAGCTAAGGAGTTGTACGAAAATCCAATCCCAGTAAAATTTGAAAATATGGGAGAGAAAATTAATTCAGAATATCCAGATTATTTTCCATTTGTATCTAAAGATGAAAAGATTTTAGTGTTTACCTCGCGTCGAAAAGAAAGTAAAGGAGGAAAAGAGTTTGATGGATATTACCCTTCAGATATTTTTATGACTAAGTTTAATGGGTTTAGTTTCTCACCAGCTAAGCCTGTGACATCATTAAATACAAGTTATGATGAGCAATGTGTTAGTCTTTCTGATGATGGTCAACACATGTTTATTTATTTCGATAATATTGAAGATGCAGGAGATATTTATGAGTCTAAAAAGAGTGGAGCCAACTATGCTCGTAAAAAGAAAATAAAAGAAGGGGTAAATACAAAGGCTGTTGAAACAGCTTCATCTTTATCTGCTGATGGAAATACGTTGCTTTTTGCAAGTAATAAGCCAGGTGGTAAAGGAGGGTTAGATCTGTTTATGACCAGGAAATTACCAGATGGGTCTTGGGCAGAATCTCAACCAATAAACTCATTAAATACAGACGGGAATGAAGATTTTCCTTTCTTATCTAAAGATGGTAAAACGCTTTATTTTGCCTCTAACGGATATCCTGGTCTTGGAGGGTATGATGTTTATAAAACCGAATGGGATCCCAAAACTAATCGTTGGAAGTCTCCACAAAATTTAGGGTATCCTTTAAACTCCTCATACGATGATAAAGTCATCCAATTTTCAGACGATATGAAACATGCTTACCTTACTGCTGTTAGACCAGAGGGGTATGGAGATAGAGATATTTATCGTGTTACATTAGAAGAGGTTGAAAAAAAACCTGCATTGTTTATCTTTAATGTGAAAGATGCAACGTCTAGCGCAGCAATTAAAGATGGTTTTATCATAATTTTTGATAAAAATGATGAAATTGTAGGAGAATACAAAGCAAGCCCAAATGGAAGCTTTACAGTGATTTTAGAACCAGGAGTTTATTCGCTTGAAATAGAAGCAGCAGGATATCAATTAGGAACACAAACACTTAAAGTTTCTGAATTTGATAGCGACAAAGGGATGAATATGAAAACATTTACCTTGAGTAAATAA
- the rseP gene encoding RIP metalloprotease RseP — MDFWIKAAQLILSLSILVILHELGHFIPARLFKIKVEKFYLFFDAGFSLFKFKKGDTEYGIGWLPLGGYVKIAGMIDESMDTDHLSKPAEDWEFRSKPAWQRLIVMSGGVVVNFILAIVLYAMLLFVWGEDYIANDDLTHGMTVHEEFEQYGFRDGDKILKVDGEALLSVLDVNKHLFLRGARVLEVEHENGNVETIVLPENTDQMMFQKDIQMPFMPRYRSAIAIVVDSLPAAKAGLKQGDEIVAINDTPINYWSDIRKNLKDKKNEEVAIKVKRGAQIELLTIQPDSLGRIGVLPTDVLDKFQVHNKNYTLMESLSGGVSQAYWTLKDYIAQFKFVFTKKGSTAVGGFASVGRLFPAEWHWDAFWSITAFLSIMLAFLNLLPIPMLDGGHIVFLTYEMIAGRPPSEKFLMNAQMVGLVIVLGLFLYSNGLDILKVLGIIAE, encoded by the coding sequence ATGGATTTTTGGATAAAAGCAGCTCAATTAATATTGAGCTTATCAATATTAGTAATATTACATGAGCTAGGACATTTTATACCTGCTCGCCTATTTAAAATAAAGGTTGAAAAGTTTTATTTATTTTTTGATGCAGGTTTTTCTCTGTTTAAGTTTAAAAAGGGAGATACAGAATACGGAATAGGTTGGTTACCACTTGGAGGTTATGTAAAAATAGCGGGAATGATAGATGAGAGTATGGATACAGATCACTTATCGAAACCAGCCGAAGATTGGGAGTTTCGCTCAAAGCCTGCCTGGCAAAGGTTAATTGTAATGTCTGGAGGTGTAGTTGTTAATTTTATTTTGGCTATTGTCCTCTATGCGATGTTATTGTTTGTTTGGGGGGAAGATTATATTGCAAACGATGACTTAACACATGGGATGACGGTTCATGAAGAATTTGAACAATATGGATTTAGAGATGGGGATAAAATTTTAAAGGTTGATGGAGAAGCGCTGTTATCTGTGCTAGATGTCAATAAACATTTGTTTCTTAGAGGAGCTAGAGTGTTAGAGGTAGAACATGAAAATGGAAATGTAGAAACGATTGTTTTACCCGAGAATACCGATCAAATGATGTTTCAAAAAGATATACAAATGCCTTTTATGCCTCGTTACCGTAGTGCAATAGCTATTGTTGTGGATAGTCTTCCAGCTGCAAAAGCAGGTCTTAAACAAGGAGATGAGATTGTGGCGATAAATGATACTCCGATCAATTATTGGAGTGACATTCGTAAAAACCTAAAGGATAAAAAAAATGAAGAAGTAGCTATTAAGGTTAAAAGAGGAGCGCAAATAGAGTTGTTAACGATACAACCTGATTCTTTAGGGAGGATAGGAGTTTTGCCAACAGATGTACTCGATAAATTTCAAGTACATAATAAAAATTATACCCTCATGGAAAGTCTTTCAGGAGGGGTAAGTCAAGCTTACTGGACTTTGAAAGATTATATCGCTCAATTTAAGTTTGTTTTTACAAAGAAAGGTTCTACTGCTGTAGGAGGTTTTGCCTCAGTAGGAAGGCTGTTTCCAGCAGAATGGCATTGGGATGCTTTTTGGAGTATAACAGCCTTTTTATCAATAATGTTGGCTTTTCTTAATTTGTTACCTATACCAATGTTGGATGGAGGGCATATTGTCTTTTTGACTTATGAAATGATTGCAGGAAGACCACCAAGTGAGAAGTTTTTAATGAATGCTCAAATGGTGGGCTTGGTAATTGTGTTGGGGCTGTTTCTGTATTCGAATGGATTGGATATTTTGAAAGTCCTAGGAATAATTGCAGAATAA
- a CDS encoding exonuclease domain-containing protein has product MNLQLQKPIVFFDLEATGLNIAQDRIVEIGIVKVYPSGEKETYVKKINPTIPIPLEVSEIHGIYDVDVINAPTFKEIGQELIDFIANADLAGYNSNRFDIPLLLEEFYRAGFEFEMKNRKTVDVQNVFYKMEQRTLSAAYKFYCEKEIENAHSAEADILATVEVLEAQLERYSELENNVDFLSEFTQMGNKTLDFAQRIALDEQNNPIVNFGKHKGKLVTEVFKQEPGYYGWLMNADFSYETKKHFTTIWKSLKSQ; this is encoded by the coding sequence ATGAATTTACAACTTCAAAAACCAATTGTTTTTTTCGATTTAGAGGCAACTGGGTTGAATATAGCACAAGATAGAATTGTAGAAATCGGTATTGTAAAGGTTTATCCAAGTGGCGAAAAAGAAACTTACGTCAAAAAAATAAACCCAACAATTCCTATTCCCCTTGAAGTTTCTGAAATACACGGAATTTATGATGTTGATGTGATTAATGCACCAACATTTAAAGAAATAGGGCAAGAACTAATTGACTTTATCGCAAATGCTGATTTGGCAGGGTACAACTCCAATCGATTTGATATACCATTGCTGTTGGAAGAGTTTTACAGAGCTGGATTTGAGTTTGAAATGAAGAATAGAAAAACAGTTGATGTTCAAAATGTTTTTTATAAAATGGAACAAAGAACATTATCTGCTGCTTACAAATTTTATTGCGAAAAAGAAATCGAGAATGCCCATTCAGCTGAAGCTGATATCTTAGCTACAGTAGAAGTTTTAGAAGCACAACTGGAGCGTTATTCTGAACTAGAAAATAATGTAGATTTTTTAAGTGAATTTACTCAAATGGGCAATAAAACGTTAGATTTTGCACAACGTATTGCTTTAGATGAACAGAATAACCCTATTGTTAATTTTGGGAAACATAAAGGTAAGTTAGTAACAGAGGTGTTTAAACAAGAGCCAGGGTACTATGGTTGGCTAATGAATGCTGATTTTTCCTATGAAACAAAAAAGCATTTTACAACAATTTGGAAGTCGTTAAAGTCTCAATAA
- a CDS encoding 2-oxo acid dehydrogenase subunit E2 — MANIDVLLPKMGESVAEATITTWLKEVGDKIEEDEPIVEIATDKVDSEVPAPVSGILVEKKYNEGDVVEVGAVFAIIGAEGEETVVNVAPQETVVEEKVEEELMAPIASNDTIAKSGSNGQFFSPLVRSIAQKEGVSQTELEQIQGTGQGNRVTKRDILSYLENRSDVQVQKVESKPAAQPKAEAAPAPKPQVANKYPVKAGPNDEIVEMDRMRKLIATHMVDSVQTSPHVTSFVEADVTNIVMWRNKMKDEFLKREGEKLTFTPLFMEAVIKALKDFPMVNSALDGDHIVIKKDINLGMATALPSGNLIVPVIHNADQLNLTGLAKKVNGLANNARNNKLSPDEIQGGTYTVTNVGTFGNVMGTPIINQPQSAILALGAIRKKPAVIETPQGDTIGIRHMMFLSHSYDHRIVDGALGGSFVKRVADYLEQFDINREL, encoded by the coding sequence ATGGCAAACATTGATGTTTTACTACCTAAAATGGGAGAAAGTGTTGCTGAAGCAACAATTACCACTTGGTTGAAAGAAGTTGGAGATAAAATAGAGGAGGATGAGCCAATTGTAGAAATTGCTACAGATAAAGTTGACTCTGAAGTTCCTGCACCAGTTTCGGGAATTCTAGTAGAGAAAAAATATAATGAGGGAGATGTTGTTGAGGTTGGAGCTGTGTTTGCTATTATTGGAGCTGAAGGAGAAGAAACAGTAGTGAATGTTGCGCCTCAGGAAACTGTAGTGGAAGAAAAGGTCGAGGAAGAATTAATGGCACCAATTGCTTCAAATGATACAATTGCTAAAAGTGGAAGTAATGGACAGTTCTTTTCTCCATTAGTAAGGAGTATCGCTCAAAAAGAGGGGGTTTCACAAACAGAACTAGAACAAATTCAAGGAACAGGACAAGGGAATAGAGTGACAAAGAGAGATATCCTAAGTTATTTAGAGAATCGTTCTGATGTTCAAGTTCAAAAAGTAGAGTCTAAGCCTGCTGCTCAACCTAAAGCAGAAGCTGCGCCAGCACCTAAACCTCAAGTAGCCAATAAATATCCAGTTAAAGCAGGTCCAAATGATGAAATCGTTGAAATGGACCGAATGAGGAAGTTAATCGCTACACACATGGTTGACTCTGTTCAAACATCGCCACATGTTACTTCATTTGTCGAAGCTGATGTGACCAATATCGTGATGTGGAGGAATAAAATGAAAGATGAGTTCTTAAAGAGGGAAGGTGAAAAGTTAACATTCACTCCATTGTTTATGGAAGCTGTAATAAAAGCTTTAAAAGATTTCCCAATGGTGAACTCAGCATTGGATGGAGATCATATCGTGATTAAAAAAGATATTAATTTAGGAATGGCTACAGCTCTTCCGTCTGGAAATTTAATTGTTCCAGTAATTCATAATGCAGATCAGTTGAATTTAACAGGTCTAGCTAAGAAAGTAAATGGGTTGGCAAATAATGCCAGAAACAATAAGCTTTCTCCAGATGAAATTCAAGGAGGTACCTATACTGTAACTAATGTAGGAACATTCGGAAATGTAATGGGGACACCAATTATCAATCAACCTCAAAGTGCAATTTTAGCTTTAGGGGCGATACGCAAGAAACCAGCAGTAATCGAAACGCCTCAAGGTGATACTATAGGAATTCGACACATGATGTTCTTATCTCATTCTTATGATCATAGAATTGTAGATGGAGCTTTAGGTGGTAGCTTTGTAAAAAGAGTAGCCGATTATTTAGAGCAATTTGACATCAATCGAGAACTTTAG